The following nucleotide sequence is from Nitrososphaerota archaeon.
GAATACTTCAAGATAGGCTCGATGGTCACGCTGGTTAACGTAACTGTCTTGATACTCTGGTTAACCTACGCATAACTTCATTTCGATTAGGCTTCGAGTCCGCCTCTGTCTCATTCAACTGCCTCTGAAAATGATAATTTACGAATCCTCAGGCTCTGCAGACAGTTGAATTCAACAGATCAGTCAAAGTTATATTATTAACAAATTATTAATCAAACTCTTGACGTCACCTCTCGTAAGTGAAGCGGAAAGTTTGCTCCTCACGCGGAGAGTACCGCAGTGGCTAGGTGAACGTATGGGTGAGTCTAGATCATGGAACGCTTCACATCGGGCGGTGGCAACGACGACTCCTCTTCTGAAAGGGTGGATGAACAAGATATGACGTATGGAGCGGTGGAGTAGTCGATGACTTGGGCTATATCCGTATATGCGCTTCCTTACATTGCATCCCTCCTACTCACAGGCGTCTCCATATATCACGTCTGGAGGAACAGGCAGGTCGCACCTTCAAAATACGAGCTGTCGTTTATGATAGCCGGCGCCGAATTAATGCTCAGCGCCCTCATCAAACTCTCAACCGACGATTTAGCTACCAAGATTCTTTTCAGCAAGGTACAGTATGCTGGAATTGTAATTCTACCCGTCGCCATCTTTCTTTACGTTCTGCAGTACAGCGGCAACACTAAATGGCTGAACATGCGAACTACAATCCTAATCAGCATCGTGCCAGCCTTCACTATGTTACTAGTGGCAACGAATGAACTCCACCACCTCTTCTGGCGCAGCATATCTCTCAACGCAGACGATCCTTTCCTACCCTTGGACACCGTGTACGGCGCCGGATTCTGGATATGGTTTTCATACATTCTTTGGCTTCTGTTCGCCATCGGTTTTCTGCTTGTGGTACTGCTGATTCACTCCAATAACCTATACCGCAGGCAGGTAATAGCTCTACTTGTCCTGACCTTCGCTCCGGGAGTAAGCGGTTTGTTTAGCTCCGTAAAACTTCCCCCCTACCCATACTTTGATCCTTCATCACTAGCGTTGTCTTTGACCTTCGTATTCGTAGCCTTCAGCATCTTCAAAATGCGGCTAGGCGATATCATTCCAGTAGCGCGTGAGGTGGTGGTTGAAAGTATGAGCGACGGTGTAATTGTGCTGGACGGGCAGAACCGCATCGTCGATCTGAACCCTGTAGCTCAATACGTGATCGGTGTGTCAACATCAGACCTGATAGGCCATAGAATCGATAAGGTCTGGACAAGCTGGCCCACCCATATAGGAAAACTCTATGATGAGATTGAGATCGGAAAGGAAATTATGCTGGACACATGGTATGGGCGACGCACCTTCGATATGCTTGTATCTCCTATCATCGATTGGCGGGGACACCTGAACAGCCGGGTAGTTGTTCTTCATGATGTCACAGACCGGAAGCTGGTAGAGGATGAGCTGAGGCACCGCTCAGAGCATCTCGAAGCCTTGGTGGAGGAAAAGACCCGTCAGCTACGGGTTGCTGAGCGAATGGCCGGTATCGGCGAAACCGCTGCGATGGTGGGGCACGATCTCCGCAACCCGCTTCAAACCGTCGTCAACCTTCTCTACTTGGCGAACAACAAATTATCAATGAACCTCACAGAATCCGACTACAACGGTCTAAAAAATATCCTTACACAGCTGGAAAAACAGGCTGAGTATATGGATAAAATTGTCTCAGACCTGCAGGACTATTCAAAACCCATGTCAGTGCAACCTGTTCTAACAAAGCTACGCCCGCTGATTGAGGAAACAATCTCAGCAATCTCGATTCCAGAGAACATAAAGGTGGTCGTTGAGGTCGCTAAAGGCTCTAACCCGGTTATGCTTGATCCCGCGCTTACAAAACGTGTTCTAACCAATCTAGTCCTCAACGCGGTGCAAGCGATGCCTAACGGTGGTAATCTTTCTATCAACTCATCTCGGAAGGATGGCGATTTTCTGCTAACCGTAAGCGACACAGGCGTAGGGATACCTGAAGAGAACCTTGAAAAGATATTCCGTCCACTCTTCACCACCAAAGCTAAAGGACAAGGCTTCGGATTAGCTGTCTGCAAACGAATCATCGAGGCTCATGGAGGCCACATTTTAGTGGAAAGTACAGTAGGCAAAGGCTCAACCTTCATCATCAAGATACCTGTGGCAACGGAATCTGCTGACCAGTAATACAGGTGTCCTCGGCCACAACATTCTTGGGTCTCATACGCATCAGCAACGGAACAACAATCACTATTTGCGCGAAAAACTATAAGCAATACCCGCATCTAGCAACAACCGCCTATGCGCTTCATCAAGTGGCTCAGCGAAGCAAACACTAAAGATGAGGATGTCCACAGCCTCGGATCCAAGGCCGCTACATTAGCGAAGCTCACCAGAACTGGATGCAAAATCCCAGAGGCTTTTTGCATCACCACTGACGCGTATGAGGAGTTCACTTCAGCTCACCAAGTCGCCGCGGAAATCGAGTCTCAGCTTAAAACAGTTAACCAGACAAACCTAAGAGGAATAGAAGCTGCGTCTAAGCAGATCAGACGGTGCATTGAGTCAAAACCACTGCCAGAGCTGCTTACAAAAGAGATCACTAATGCGTATCAGCGTCTCGGCGGCTGTGCAGTAGCGGTCAGATCCTCAGCATCCTTGGAGGATCTTTCTACAGCCAGCTTCGCAGGTCAGTACGATAGCTTCATCAACATCTCGGGCGTTGCAGAAGTAATTAGCAGGGTAAAATCAGTCTGGTCATCACTGTGGACAGCTCGAGCTATTGTGTATCGCCGTCTCAAACAACTAGATCAAGGCAAAGCATCGATGGCGGTGCTCGTGCAGAGGCTTGTAGACGCCGAGGCTGGAGGCGTACTCTTCACAAAGGATCCTTTCTCAAAGACCTCAAACGTCATGATCATCGAGGGTGCGTGGGGGCTAGGGGACTCTGTGACATCAGGCTCAGTGGATCCTGATAGATTCTGGGTCGACCGGAGCAATCTGAAAGTGATTAAACAAGCATTAGCTTCGAAGAGCTTGATGCGAGTCCCAAGCAGGGAATCAGGCACCATTGACATGCCCACGCCGAATTTGAAGCGAGATACGCCCTGCATCACTTCTCAGGCTGTAGCGGAGCTGGCGCGGCTCAGTTTAGGAATCGAGTCTCTCTTTGGCGCGCCGCAGGATATCGAATGGGCTCTCTCCGACGAATCGTTCTACATCATTCAGAGCAGACCTCTGCAGCAGGCTACTAAACAGTAAGCAAACAAATTACCCTCTGATCCCAACATTTACCGAAACATATTGAGGCTCTTTTTCCACTGATGTAACTGAACAGTTGTGGAAAGTTGAAGAACTTTTAACTCTACTTTCACAGCTTCACTTGAACTGTAACTTAGCAGTAATGCCAATAACAGGAATCAAGAGTAAGCATTTGCATCGTTAAAGCTTTTAAATCAGGCTCTTTCTCCCCTCAATGTAGGTGTTATCATTTGTTCCCAGCTGCAGCAGGCTATGACCGAGCTATCACTGTTTTTTCACCTGACGGTCGGCTCTATCAGGTTGAATACGCTATTGAGACTGTAAGGCGCGGAACGCTAGCAGTCGGCATTAAATCTGAAGATGGCGTAGTTTTAGCTGTTGAGGAGAAGAGTAGAAAACTCCAAAACACCGCTATGAGCCAAAAAATCTTTCAGGTTGATGACCATCTAGGTGTCGTCGCCGCCGGATACATTCCTGATGCTCGCGTCCAGGTCGATCAAGCGCGGGTGATGGCCCAAAGCAACCGCCTAGTCTACGATGAAATCGCCAGCGTCGAAACAGTAGCGCGGCGAATCGCCGATCTTGCTCAACAGTTCACTCAATACGCAGGAGTTAGGCCATTCGGTGTCTCATTAATCATAGGCGGCGTCGACAAAACCGGGCCAGAACTCTTTCTAACCGACCCCAGCGGAACCTACATGGCATATGACGCAGTAGCTATCGGCGCCGGGAGCGAACAGGTGACCGAGTACCTAGAGAAAAGCTATGCTGAGGATCTCAGCTTAGACGATGCTTGCGTAATGGCTGTAGACTCCATTTACCTGATCAGTGAGGACAAGTCTGGTTCCCAACATATCAAAATGGCTTTGATTGACACCAAGACCAAGAAGCTACGCAGGTTGTCGCAGCAGGAAATTGAGAAATATACAGGAAAGGCAAAGAATCGCCAACCTGAAGGCGGCGAAGGCAAGTCAAGCTAATCTACAAACCGCCATATTACTGTGAAATTGTAGCGTAAATGTCTTAGCTGACCAACGGCTTTTTATAGATCGGTTAAAAAGGGCTTGAATGGGAAAAATGGAAAAGAAGGTTGTAATTGCAAATGTCTGGCAAATTTACCACAGTCCGCCTTACGGTGGACGGTGAACGTTTCGAAATTTTGGTCAACCCAGACAACGCTCTCAGCTTTAAACTAGGAAGGAACGTGGAGTTGTCTCAGGTTATAGCGATCGATGAAGTTTACTCAGACTCCTCTAAGGGGCTTCGTGCAAACACCGAGAAGATGAAGAAGAGTCTTGGAACCGCAGATCACGCTGAAGCAGCTAAGATTGTGCTTAAACGCGGTGAACTTCAGCTTACTACTGATCAGCGTCGAAAGATGGTTGAGGATAAGCGTAAACAGATAGTTTCTATTATTGCGCGGAACTTTGTTGATCCGCGGACAGGGCTGCCTCATCCGCCTACAAGGATTGAGCAGGCTATGGGGGAGATAAGGGTGTCAATCGACCCGTTTAAGGATGTGCAAGAGCAGACTAAGATGGTTGTCGATCAGCTTCGTCCAGTTATACCCTTAAAGTCGGAGAAGATGAAGATCCGAGTCAAGGTTCCTCCACAGTTTGCGCCACAGGCTATCGGTGTTCTCAAAGGGTCGGGCGAGATCCTTAAGGAGGAGTGGGGTTCGGACGGCTCGTTGACAGCTTTGGTTGAAATAACTGCTGGTATGCATGCTCCGCTATTGGAGCGGCTCGGCTCAGCTACAAGAGGAGCGGCCCAAGCGACCGTTGAAAGGTGATATTGCGATGGTTGACGTAACAAGAAAATATGTTATCCCCGGAGAGCTTGTGAGTGAAGGAAAGTACAAGCACTCCCTAAACGTGTTTCGAGTAGAGGACAAGTACTATTCGACGCGAGTTGGAATGGCTGAAATCACACCCGACTCAGTGCGAGTCATCCCTCTAGCGGGACCCTACATTCCGCGCGTAGACGACCTAGTGATTGGGAAGATCGTCGATTACTCCGCCTTCGCTTGGGAGGTTGACATCAACTCCTGCTTCTACGCCTATCTGCCTGCTCAAAACGTGTTTGGGCGAGACTACTCCCCTGCTCGTAATGAGCTTACACAGAAGTTCGCGGTCGGCGACCTGATCGCCGCGAAGGTTATGGCTTTCGACAGAACCAGAGATCCGCTGTTATCGCTATCAGGACCCGGGTTAGGTAAGATTAGACAGGGTGAGGTTGTAAAGATCTCTCCGACGAAGGTGCCCCGAGTAATCGGTAAGAAGGGCTCAATGATCCGAGCTGTCGAGATGGGTACCAACTGCCGGTTAACGGTTGCTCAGAACGGGCTGATTGTAATATCGGGGCCTACTGAAGGGATACTCAAAGCCATCTCGGCGCTGAGGCTGATTGAGAAGGAGGCGCACGTCGCCGATCTAACTCAGAAGGTTCAGACGCTCCTATCTGTTAAGGTTGACGAAAAAAGTGAAAGTGAAAGTGAAAGTGATGGTGAGAAAGAAGAATGAGTAAGAGTACTACCAAGTTACTCGACGCGAAAGGCGTAAGACATGACGGCCGCAAGTTTAACGAGTTAAGGCCGGTCAGTATGAAAGTCGGGGTCTTAGAGAACGCAGACGGCTCCGCCTACATCGAGTTCGGGAAGAACAAAATCATGGCTGCGGTCTACGGGCCTAGAGAAGTTCATCCAAAACACATGTCTGTGCCTGATAGATCAGTTCTGAGATGCCGTTACCACATGACGCCCTTCTCGACTGACACCCGTAAGAACCCTGCTCCGTCGAGGCGTGAAATCGAAATCTCCAAGGTTATCCGTGAAGGATTGGAGCCCGCTCTAATTCTAACGGACTATCCTCGAACCGCTATAGAGGTGTACCTTGAGGTGCTCCAGTCAGACGGCGGTTCAAGATGCGCAAGTATCACAGCGGCCTCTCTGGCATTGGCGGATGCAGGCATCAACATGCGTGATCTTGTAGTCGGCTGCGCTGCAGGCAAGATTGAAGGCAAAGTTGTAGCCGATCTGGACGACGTGGAGGATAAGGAGGGTGAAGGCGATATGCCTATGGCGATGCTCCCTAACCTCGGACAGGTCACTCTGCTACAGCTTGACGGGAAGTTCAGCAGAAAAGAGTTCGATGAAGCCTTTAAGCTAGCTAAAGACGGTTGCATGAAGGTGTATGACATTCAGCGCAAAGCCTTAATGGAAAAGTACTTCGGCACAGAGGAGAGCGGTGAACAGTAAGATGTCCAAGAAATCTCTCGTAGTTGAACATCTGAAACGAGCACAAATGCTTGACGTCCTCACAAAAGGTGTGAGGCTGGACGGCAGAGGCCTACTGGACTACAGACCGGTATCAATCGAAACTGGAATCATCGAGAAGGCGAACGGTTCAGCAAAGGTAAGAATAGGCAACACTGAGGTCATCGCAGGCGTAAAGGTTCAAACCGGCGCACCCTTCGAAGACACTCCTGACCAGGGACTACTCGTTGTTACAGCCGAGGTTCTACCTCTCGCTTCAGCTTATGCTGAGCCCGGTCCACCTAACGAAGATGCGATCGAGTTAGCCCGCGTCGCGGATAGAGGTATTCGTGAATCCGGCGTGGTTGACATGAAGGAACTCTGCCTAGTTAAAGGTAAGAACGTTTTAGCAGTCTTCATAGATGTTAGTGTCCTGAACGTTGACGGAAACCTGTTCGACGCTGTTTCATACGCGGCTGTAGCAGCTCTACTGTCCTCCACGATGCCAAAATATGAAGTAACTGACGAGGGTGTTAAAGACACCGGTAAGACGGTACCTCTTCCAGTGAAGCTTATCCCTGTCTCAGTGACGATGGTGCTAATCGGAAACACACTAATCGTGGATCCAACTCTGGATGAGGAATCTGTTATGACTGCCAGAATCACCATTTCATCAGCCGACAAGAACAACATATGTGCAGGTCAAAAAGGAAACCCCGGTGGCTTCACCGAAGAACAGGTAATGCACGCGATAGACACAGCCCTAAGTAAGGGTGAAGAAATCCGTAAGCTGCTAAAGAAGAGTGTTGGATATGGGAAGAAGCAGAAGTAAACCTTCATTGAAGGGTCTGGCTCAAAAATACGGCGGCTCAGTAAGAAAACGATACAGCCGAGTCTACCGTGTCTTGAAGCAGAAACGGCAGTGCCCAGAGTGCGGCTCCTTGAAGTTCAAACGGGAGTCTGCAGGTATCTGGACATGCAACAGCTGCGGCTTCAAGGTTGCCGGTGGAGCCTACGACGTCGCGGCTTAAACTTGTGAAAGCCTCCGTTGCATTAGAGTTTGACCTAAATCCTAGGGTATGCTATGCAGTAGCTGAGGCTCTGCAACCTGAGATTAAACGCGGTTCAGAGCAGTTTGTAGAGGCTGAGGTGAATGTGGCTGATGGGCGTCTCGAACTGCTATTGAACGCTGAGGATCTCGCGAATCTACGGGCTGGAGTAAACTCTTACTTTAACCTGATACGTGCTTCGTCAGAGTCGTTGCTATCCCTACATTAGCGAACGACGATCCGGTTGTCTGTATGTCTGTCTTCTGGCTGTAAATGCTTATGTATTCGCTTCGGCAGAGATTGTCCTAAAGAGTGTTGATTGAGTTTTGAGTCGAGAAGAAGTTCCTCCGTGGCTTCGTGAACAGCTCGCTAGGTTTGAGCAGAATCAGCAGAGCTTACAGGCGGTTCTAGCTCAGAAGCAGCAGGTTGAGATGGAGTTGACAGAGGTGGAACGGGCTTTAGCTGAGCTGCGAAAATCACCGGATGACGGGGTAGTTTACAAGTCAGCTGGATCACTATTAATCAAGACTAGTAAGGCTGATGTATTGAAGGATCTTGAGGAGCGGCGTGAGCTCGGTAACACCCGGGTCACTGTTCTGGCCCGGCAGGAGACGCGTCTCCGAGAAACTCTGAAGGAGATTCAGTCTAAGCTTGAAGAAGCTGCACGTAGCCGGGGCCAGCCGCAAGGCAGTTGAGCGGTACCGCGAGGCCTTAGCTCACTTCCCATATGTTCAGCCAAATCTTCTTCGACGGGCTGTGATTCTTACCCATAAACACGCTGATGTTGATGCGTACTCAGCGGCTTACGGCGTCGCGTACCTGTTAAGACAGCTTAGGAAGGGGCTTCGAGTCTCAGTTGTGACTCCTGAAGGACTAAGCATTCCGGCTCAACGAGTAGCATCAGAGTACCCGATCCGTTTGAGTGAGAACATGAGTTTAGAAGATGTGGATCTGGCTGTGGTCGTGGACACCGGTAACCCGCAGCTTCTCGCAGATCTTCAGGAACCCTTAGCGAAAGCTAGGTGTCTAAAGATCTTTCTGGATCATCATCCACTGACCAGCTCAGTAAGAACCGTTGCTGACTATGCGCTGCTGGATGAATCAGCAACCTCCACCTGCGAAATAGTATATGATTTGCTAGCGGCTCAAAATATTTCTGTAACTAAGGTCGTTGCGCAAGTTTTGCTAATAGGTGTTTTAGCGGACTCGCGGCATCTTAAGATATCCACAGCTCACACTGTTCAGGCTGCGGCTGATTTGTGCAGTAAAGGCGCTTCGATCGGATCTGCCGCTGAAACACTCAACTCTATCAGAGATAAGTCTGAACGTATTGCGCGGTTGAAAGGCGCGCAGCGGGTCTCGCTGCATCGGCTAGGTGGCTGGGTGGTTGCGTTAACCGAGGTTGGTTCCTATCAAGCTTCTGCGGCGCGGGGGTTGGTTGATTTGGGCGCCGATTTTGCTGCGGCAGTAGGTGAGGATAAGGAGGAGGTTCGCTGCTGTCTTCGGGCTACTCAGCAGTTTTACGAGGCGTTGGGGGTTCATCTCGGGCGTGACATCGCTGAGGGCGTTGCTGGTCATTTCGGGGGCGTCGGAGGAGGTCATCCTACAGCAGCCTCGTTTACTGTAAATGCTGACGTCGAGTCGGCATCAAATGAGATATTGAACAGGGTTGCTGCATCTACTGGCCTTGAGGTTAAGCTGCTACGATAGGATTTTTTTGCTCAGTTTTGTTATCTCTTGTTTTTGCTTCTGTGTTTCTGGCTGTCTCCGCTTTCTTACGCTTTTTTTGGTAGGTGTCAACTAAAAACTTATTTAATCTCAAATTTAGTGTAGTACTGTGCGCCGCATGTCGGAACCACATATTCCCTCTACGCCATCCGCTTCAGTTTCAGAAATCGGTCAGATGCCGCGAAGCCGTGTGATCACGGCCATAGCCATTTTCGCTGCGCTTGCAATTGCGCTACACACATCTCCCCTGAAGATGCCTGCACCTTACGCGCCTTTTCTAATCTACGAACTGTGGGAGATCCCGATTGTAGCAGCCTTCCTGCTCTATGGAATTCGTTTAGGTCTCTCAGTTACTGTGATCAACTTTCTGAGCCTGATGGTTATCTTCCCAGGCTCGCTTCAAGCAGGGCCCATCTACAACCTGATCGCAATCATGTCGATGCTTCTAGGTATGCTGGCCGCGTTTAAGCTTGCTGGATTAAGCTCCAAGCTGAGATCTGGGTTACGCGTCTTCTGGCTGGCGCTGATACTCGGGATCACTGCAAGAGTCGCTGTTATGGCTGTAGTCAACTTGGTTTTGTTGCAGATGTCTGCTCCACTAGGTTTCAGTATTCCTTTCGGAGCGGTGGTTGCCATGCTTCCGCAGATAATTCTCTTTAACGCTACAGTAGCGGCCTATTCGATTGTCATCGGCCGTATGGTTACAATGACAGTTAGTTCTGCTACACGCGTTCCTGCTCGCTACGGACGGTGAACTATTCTTAGGATCTGATGCTGCTGCTGGAGCATCAACGGTTGAGGGAGCACAGTCTAGTAAAAGTGAAGCGGGGATAGCGTTTGAGAACTACTCCTTCACCTATATTGATTCAACTGAGCCTGTGCTGAAAAACATTAACCTAAAGATAAGTCCGGGGGAGCTGGTTATCATAGCTGGCTCCAGCGGCTGCGGGAAATCTACGCTCCTCAGATCAATTAACGGGCTTATCCCCCACATGTACCACGGAGCCTTAAGCGGCTCTGTCAGGATAGACGGCGCTAACGTCGCTGAAACCTCGATTGTTGAGCTGGCTAAGACGGTTGGCTTCGTCTTCCAGAATCCTGAGAACCAGATATTCATGTTCACTGTTGAACGGGACATTGCCTTTGGACTCGAGAACTTGGGGGTGCCACGAAACGAAATCAAAGATCGAGTGAGGTGGGCTCTTCATCTATTAGGCATCGAACAGCTGGCCGCTCGAGCCCCTCATGAGCTTTCAGATGGGCAGAAGCAGCGCGTCGCTTTGGCCGGTGTGCTCGCGATGAAACCGAGTATCCTGATACTTGATGAGCCTACCTCCCTCTTGGACCCGTCAACCGCTCTTGAGCTGATAGAGATTGTTAAGATGCTTAACCGGGATCTCGGAGTCACCGTCCTGATAGTGGAGCACCGGCTGGATCTTTTGGCGCAGATCGCTTCCAGAATTGTGTGTCTGGATCAGGGTAGAGTAATGGTTGACGGGCCGCCTCGCAGCGTCTTAGCTGCGAGAGATCTTTCATTAATCGGGATAGGTGTTCCCACCTCGACTCGGCTTTACAGTCTTTTGAAGGACGGTGCGGATCTAGGTGAGCCTCCGCTCACGACTGAGGAGCTGGCGGCGGAGCTGGATGAGGAGTTGAGAAAGAAGAGTGATTGAGTTCTCATCAGTTGAGTTCCAGCATCCAAACGGTGTCTTGGCGCTAAAAGGCGTTAGTCTGCAAATCAGGACCGGCGAGGTCACCGCGATAGTCGGGGAGAATGGGGCGGGCAAAACAACGCTGATCAAGCATACCAATGGTTTGCTGAAGCCGAGCCGAGGCACCGTGAAGGTCTTCGGCGTAGATACTCGTGAGGAGAGTGTTGCTCGCCTGTCCAGGCAAGTAGGGATAGTCTTTCAGAACCCGAATCACCAGCTCTTCTCTGAGAGTGTTGAGAAGGAGATCACATTTGCGCTGAGAAATTTCGGCTTCGGCGAAGATGTTGTGGAGAAAAGGTTGAACTGGGCCCTTAACTTCTTC
It contains:
- a CDS encoding ATP-binding protein, encoding MTWAISVYALPYIASLLLTGVSIYHVWRNRQVAPSKYELSFMIAGAELMLSALIKLSTDDLATKILFSKVQYAGIVILPVAIFLYVLQYSGNTKWLNMRTTILISIVPAFTMLLVATNELHHLFWRSISLNADDPFLPLDTVYGAGFWIWFSYILWLLFAIGFLLVVLLIHSNNLYRRQVIALLVLTFAPGVSGLFSSVKLPPYPYFDPSSLALSLTFVFVAFSIFKMRLGDIIPVAREVVVESMSDGVIVLDGQNRIVDLNPVAQYVIGVSTSDLIGHRIDKVWTSWPTHIGKLYDEIEIGKEIMLDTWYGRRTFDMLVSPIIDWRGHLNSRVVVLHDVTDRKLVEDELRHRSEHLEALVEEKTRQLRVAERMAGIGETAAMVGHDLRNPLQTVVNLLYLANNKLSMNLTESDYNGLKNILTQLEKQAEYMDKIVSDLQDYSKPMSVQPVLTKLRPLIEETISAISIPENIKVVVEVAKGSNPVMLDPALTKRVLTNLVLNAVQAMPNGGNLSINSSRKDGDFLLTVSDTGVGIPEENLEKIFRPLFTTKAKGQGFGLAVCKRIIEAHGGHILVESTVGKGSTFIIKIPVATESADQ
- the psmA gene encoding archaeal proteasome endopeptidase complex subunit alpha; its protein translation is MFPAAAGYDRAITVFSPDGRLYQVEYAIETVRRGTLAVGIKSEDGVVLAVEEKSRKLQNTAMSQKIFQVDDHLGVVAAGYIPDARVQVDQARVMAQSNRLVYDEIASVETVARRIADLAQQFTQYAGVRPFGVSLIIGGVDKTGPELFLTDPSGTYMAYDAVAIGAGSEQVTEYLEKSYAEDLSLDDACVMAVDSIYLISEDKSGSQHIKMALIDTKTKKLRRLSQQEIEKYTGKAKNRQPEGGEGKSS
- a CDS encoding ribosome assembly factor SBDS, which codes for MSGKFTTVRLTVDGERFEILVNPDNALSFKLGRNVELSQVIAIDEVYSDSSKGLRANTEKMKKSLGTADHAEAAKIVLKRGELQLTTDQRRKMVEDKRKQIVSIIARNFVDPRTGLPHPPTRIEQAMGEIRVSIDPFKDVQEQTKMVVDQLRPVIPLKSEKMKIRVKVPPQFAPQAIGVLKGSGEILKEEWGSDGSLTALVEITAGMHAPLLERLGSATRGAAQATVER
- the rrp4 gene encoding exosome complex RNA-binding protein Rrp4 codes for the protein MVDVTRKYVIPGELVSEGKYKHSLNVFRVEDKYYSTRVGMAEITPDSVRVIPLAGPYIPRVDDLVIGKIVDYSAFAWEVDINSCFYAYLPAQNVFGRDYSPARNELTQKFAVGDLIAAKVMAFDRTRDPLLSLSGPGLGKIRQGEVVKISPTKVPRVIGKKGSMIRAVEMGTNCRLTVAQNGLIVISGPTEGILKAISALRLIEKEAHVADLTQKVQTLLSVKVDEKSESESESDGEKEE
- the rrp41 gene encoding exosome complex exonuclease Rrp41 — encoded protein: MSKSTTKLLDAKGVRHDGRKFNELRPVSMKVGVLENADGSAYIEFGKNKIMAAVYGPREVHPKHMSVPDRSVLRCRYHMTPFSTDTRKNPAPSRREIEISKVIREGLEPALILTDYPRTAIEVYLEVLQSDGGSRCASITAASLALADAGINMRDLVVGCAAGKIEGKVVADLDDVEDKEGEGDMPMAMLPNLGQVTLLQLDGKFSRKEFDEAFKLAKDGCMKVYDIQRKALMEKYFGTEESGEQ
- the rrp42 gene encoding exosome complex protein Rrp42, whose translation is MSKKSLVVEHLKRAQMLDVLTKGVRLDGRGLLDYRPVSIETGIIEKANGSAKVRIGNTEVIAGVKVQTGAPFEDTPDQGLLVVTAEVLPLASAYAEPGPPNEDAIELARVADRGIRESGVVDMKELCLVKGKNVLAVFIDVSVLNVDGNLFDAVSYAAVAALLSSTMPKYEVTDEGVKDTGKTVPLPVKLIPVSVTMVLIGNTLIVDPTLDEESVMTARITISSADKNNICAGQKGNPGGFTEEQVMHAIDTALSKGEEIRKLLKKSVGYGKKQK
- a CDS encoding 50S ribosomal protein L37, encoding MGRSRSKPSLKGLAQKYGGSVRKRYSRVYRVLKQKRQCPECGSLKFKRESAGIWTCNSCGFKVAGGAYDVAA
- a CDS encoding CTAG/PCC1 family protein, yielding MEPTTSRLKLVKASVALEFDLNPRVCYAVAEALQPEIKRGSEQFVEAEVNVADGRLELLLNAEDLANLRAGVNSYFNLIRASSESLLSLH
- a CDS encoding prefoldin subunit beta, giving the protein MSREEVPPWLREQLARFEQNQQSLQAVLAQKQQVEMELTEVERALAELRKSPDDGVVYKSAGSLLIKTSKADVLKDLEERRELGNTRVTVLARQETRLRETLKEIQSKLEEAARSRGQPQGS
- a CDS encoding DHH family phosphoesterase, which gives rise to MKKLHVAGASRKAVERYREALAHFPYVQPNLLRRAVILTHKHADVDAYSAAYGVAYLLRQLRKGLRVSVVTPEGLSIPAQRVASEYPIRLSENMSLEDVDLAVVVDTGNPQLLADLQEPLAKARCLKIFLDHHPLTSSVRTVADYALLDESATSTCEIVYDLLAAQNISVTKVVAQVLLIGVLADSRHLKISTAHTVQAAADLCSKGASIGSAAETLNSIRDKSERIARLKGAQRVSLHRLGGWVVALTEVGSYQASAARGLVDLGADFAAAVGEDKEEVRCCLRATQQFYEALGVHLGRDIAEGVAGHFGGVGGGHPTAASFTVNADVESASNEILNRVAASTGLEVKLLR
- a CDS encoding energy-coupling factor ABC transporter ATP-binding protein gives rise to the protein MLKNINLKISPGELVIIAGSSGCGKSTLLRSINGLIPHMYHGALSGSVRIDGANVAETSIVELAKTVGFVFQNPENQIFMFTVERDIAFGLENLGVPRNEIKDRVRWALHLLGIEQLAARAPHELSDGQKQRVALAGVLAMKPSILILDEPTSLLDPSTALELIEIVKMLNRDLGVTVLIVEHRLDLLAQIASRIVCLDQGRVMVDGPPRSVLAARDLSLIGIGVPTSTRLYSLLKDGADLGEPPLTTEELAAELDEELRKKSD